A stretch of the Halomonas sp. BDJS001 genome encodes the following:
- a CDS encoding Bug family tripartite tricarboxylate transporter substrate binding protein, translating to MTSLTLKRLSVFALPIAAFAGMSTAAQAQEWTPERSIEFVAPANPGGGWDTLVRTMSRVIQQEELADESFAAINVPGGGGAVAWAQVARDNGNPHKLFATSPPMILVPLAGASRYDHTDFTPVARINTDYSIILVAADSEYQNLEDLLNALKEDPSLSVGGGSAPGSMDHIAIAGLASAAGMEASDVNYIPFSGGGDAMTNLMGGHIEAVVGGAGEAVGQLGEGSQLRALGVSSEERLGAGLSEVPTYKEQGFDYTFDIWRGVMGAPDMPEEAVAYYEDLFAEMLETDAWREASDQLGWIDAYQNSEEFGAFLDQQQEQFSDVLGELGLLRQ from the coding sequence ATGACGTCGCTTACCCTCAAGCGTTTATCTGTATTTGCTCTTCCTATTGCTGCCTTTGCAGGCATGAGCACCGCCGCACAGGCGCAAGAGTGGACACCTGAACGCTCCATCGAATTCGTTGCACCGGCTAACCCGGGCGGCGGTTGGGATACCCTTGTTCGCACCATGTCGCGGGTGATTCAGCAAGAAGAGCTGGCCGATGAAAGCTTCGCCGCGATCAACGTACCTGGCGGTGGCGGCGCCGTAGCCTGGGCCCAGGTCGCCCGTGATAATGGCAACCCGCACAAGCTGTTTGCTACCAGCCCGCCGATGATTCTGGTGCCGCTGGCAGGCGCCTCACGTTACGACCACACCGACTTTACCCCGGTCGCGCGGATTAACACCGACTACTCCATCATTCTGGTGGCAGCGGACTCCGAGTATCAGAACCTTGAAGACCTGCTCAATGCGCTGAAAGAAGATCCCAGCTTGAGTGTGGGCGGCGGCAGTGCGCCGGGCTCCATGGATCATATCGCCATTGCAGGCCTTGCCTCTGCGGCCGGAATGGAAGCCTCGGATGTTAACTACATCCCCTTCTCGGGTGGTGGCGACGCCATGACCAACCTGATGGGCGGCCACATTGAAGCCGTGGTCGGCGGTGCCGGTGAAGCGGTGGGCCAGTTGGGTGAAGGCAGTCAACTGCGCGCGCTGGGTGTCTCTTCAGAAGAGCGCTTGGGCGCTGGCTTGAGCGAAGTGCCTACCTATAAGGAGCAGGGCTTCGACTACACCTTCGATATCTGGCGCGGCGTGATGGGCGCTCCCGATATGCCTGAAGAAGCAGTGGCCTACTACGAAGATCTGTTCGCCGAAATGCTGGAAACCGATGCCTGGCGCGAAGCGAGCGACCAACTGGGCTGGATTGATGCCTACCAAAACAGCGAAGAGTTTGGTGCCTTCCTGGATCAGCAGCAAGAGCAGTTCAGCGACGTGCTGGGCGAGCTTGGCCTGCTGCGCCAGTAA
- a CDS encoding tripartite tricarboxylate transporter permease produces the protein MDALNNLMYGFGIALEPINIAYVFAGVFAGTIIGMLPGLGPISALALMIPITFAMEPSSGLILMAGVYYGAIFGGSTSSILLNAPGVAGTVATSFDGYPMAKKGLAGKALAIAAYSSFVGGTVSVIFLMLVAPLLSKVAVSFGPAEYFALMVLGLTAVVSLSDKSLIKGLIAAVVGVIISIVGIDMQTGTERFTFGSVQLLDGIDFLVVALGIFALAEVFYMLLRGGGGKEAPRNVIGSLKLSRGEVKEIAGPVGRSSVLGFFTGVLPGAGATIGSFLGYSMEKRIAKDGDTFGQGNIKGVAAPEAANNAACTGSFVPLLTLGVPGSGTTAVLLGALLVMGVNPGPMMLTERPDVFWGVVASMYIGNIFLLVLNLPLIPLIAKILDLPKPLLLSLILIFCMIGVYGMSFSVFDLLLLLGFGLVGLGMRLFGFPAAPLILALILGNIMEESMRRALQISGGDWMTFIDKPISLGLLVVAVLSLGLPLLKKRRKKIPPDVAV, from the coding sequence ATGGATGCCTTAAATAATCTGATGTACGGCTTTGGCATCGCGCTTGAGCCTATCAATATTGCCTACGTGTTTGCCGGTGTATTTGCTGGCACTATTATTGGCATGCTGCCGGGTCTTGGCCCGATCAGTGCACTTGCCCTAATGATTCCTATCACCTTTGCCATGGAGCCCTCGTCGGGGTTGATCCTGATGGCAGGGGTTTACTACGGCGCCATCTTTGGTGGCTCCACGTCGTCGATCCTGCTCAATGCTCCCGGCGTGGCCGGTACCGTCGCAACGTCCTTTGATGGCTATCCCATGGCCAAGAAAGGCCTGGCGGGTAAAGCGCTGGCGATTGCCGCTTACTCCTCGTTTGTGGGTGGTACGGTCTCGGTTATCTTCCTGATGCTGGTCGCCCCGCTGCTTTCAAAAGTCGCCGTTAGCTTTGGCCCCGCAGAGTATTTTGCGCTGATGGTGCTGGGCCTGACTGCGGTAGTCTCGCTGTCGGATAAATCGCTGATCAAGGGGCTGATAGCTGCCGTGGTCGGGGTGATTATCTCGATCGTGGGTATTGATATGCAGACCGGTACCGAGCGCTTTACCTTCGGCTCCGTTCAGCTCCTCGACGGTATCGACTTCCTGGTGGTGGCGCTGGGGATTTTTGCCCTCGCCGAGGTGTTCTATATGCTGTTGCGCGGCGGTGGTGGCAAAGAGGCGCCGCGTAATGTGATTGGCTCGCTGAAACTGTCCCGTGGTGAAGTCAAAGAGATCGCTGGCCCGGTTGGTCGCAGTTCAGTGTTGGGCTTCTTTACCGGCGTTCTGCCGGGTGCTGGCGCGACCATCGGCTCGTTCCTGGGTTACAGCATGGAAAAACGCATTGCCAAAGATGGCGACACCTTTGGGCAGGGCAATATCAAAGGTGTGGCGGCGCCAGAAGCCGCCAACAACGCTGCCTGTACCGGCTCATTCGTGCCGCTGCTAACGCTGGGTGTACCGGGTTCGGGGACTACCGCAGTACTGCTGGGCGCACTGCTGGTGATGGGGGTCAATCCTGGCCCAATGATGCTTACAGAGCGTCCGGACGTGTTCTGGGGCGTGGTGGCCAGTATGTATATCGGCAATATCTTCCTGCTGGTGCTTAACCTGCCGCTGATCCCGCTGATCGCCAAGATTCTTGATCTGCCCAAGCCGCTACTGCTGTCGCTGATTTTGATCTTCTGCATGATCGGTGTCTACGGCATGAGCTTCAGCGTGTTTGACCTGCTGCTGCTATTGGGTTTTGGTCTGGTGGGCCTGGGCATGCGGCTATTTGGTTTCCCGGCGGCGCCGCTGATTCTGGCGCTGATTCTGGGCAATATTATGGAAGAGTCCATGCGCCGCGCGCTACAGATCTCCGGTGGTGACTGGATGACCTTCATCGACAAGCCTATCTCGCTTGGTCTGCTGGTAGTGGCCGTGCTGTCGCTTGGCCTGCCGCTACTCAAGAAACGGCGTAAGAAAATTCCACCCGATGTAGCGGTTTAA
- a CDS encoding tripartite tricarboxylate transporter TctB family protein yields the protein MTRLNTNQWLALVFAVLAAGYIAMAWQIPTFPLPRPVDSDLFPKVLGFSLLILSVFLFFEKPTPIAGADEVDEEAQNGPLLLTPWARVIVTSLAIAAYALLLVPLGFVLASTLLCVGLTAYYGYRRHGVNLATSLGVVLALYLTMTRVMDVYLPTGVLPF from the coding sequence ATGACTCGTTTAAATACCAATCAGTGGTTAGCACTGGTGTTTGCGGTATTGGCTGCTGGCTATATCGCGATGGCGTGGCAAATCCCCACCTTTCCTCTGCCGCGCCCGGTCGATTCAGACCTATTTCCTAAAGTATTAGGCTTCTCGTTACTGATCCTGTCGGTGTTTCTATTTTTTGAGAAACCTACCCCGATAGCCGGTGCCGATGAAGTCGACGAAGAGGCGCAGAACGGGCCGCTGCTACTGACGCCCTGGGCGCGGGTCATCGTGACCTCGCTGGCGATTGCCGCCTACGCATTATTGCTGGTGCCGCTGGGTTTTGTACTTGCTTCTACGCTGCTCTGCGTTGGATTGACGGCCTACTACGGCTATCGCCGCCATGGGGTCAACCTCGCTACATCGTTAGGGGTAGTGCTGGCGCTTTACCTGACCATGACGCGGGTGATGGATGTTTACCTACCCACTGGCGTGCTGCCTTTCTAA
- a CDS encoding YdiY family protein: MPKPRRDIVAIVRWILLLACWPLWLTAAYANPFYGPPPPPDDAPVFSGDAELGFTHLSGNTNSQTLIGKTLLTWLTGNFTYSLRGEVRNVTKDDETSAEQYLVSGRERYELDGPHYLFGFARWEKDRFAGYDQQLSAIGGYGRQILENDTHTLSLEAGPGYRHDRLREYDDERLMVTYTALDYRWGFSDYADIQQEMSVEYTDQNTTSRSLTALTARLNSKLSLRLSHEIKHNSQPPDDTNVRTDTTTSASLLYRW, translated from the coding sequence ATGCCGAAACCAAGGAGGGATATTGTGGCGATCGTTCGATGGATACTCCTGCTGGCCTGCTGGCCCCTGTGGTTAACCGCGGCGTATGCCAATCCGTTTTATGGCCCTCCCCCTCCGCCTGATGATGCGCCTGTGTTTAGCGGCGATGCTGAACTGGGTTTTACCCACCTTTCAGGCAACACCAACAGCCAGACGCTGATTGGTAAAACGCTACTAACCTGGCTGACCGGCAACTTCACCTACTCGCTGCGTGGAGAGGTGCGTAACGTTACCAAGGATGACGAGACCAGTGCCGAGCAGTACCTGGTGTCGGGGCGCGAACGCTATGAACTGGATGGCCCGCACTATCTATTTGGCTTTGCCCGCTGGGAGAAGGATCGCTTTGCCGGTTACGATCAGCAGCTCTCCGCAATTGGCGGCTACGGGCGCCAGATTCTGGAGAACGACACCCATACGCTGTCGCTGGAAGCGGGCCCGGGTTATCGTCATGACCGGCTGCGTGAGTACGATGATGAACGCTTAATGGTGACTTACACCGCGCTGGACTATCGCTGGGGGTTTTCGGACTACGCCGATATACAGCAGGAAATGTCGGTGGAGTATACCGACCAAAACACCACCTCTCGGTCGCTGACAGCGCTTACAGCACGGCTCAACTCAAAGCTATCGCTGCGCTTATCTCACGAAATCAAGCACAACTCACAGCCACCTGACGACACCAATGTGCGCACCGATACGACCACCAGCGCGTCTTTGCTCTACCGTTGGTAA
- a CDS encoding sensor histidine kinase yields the protein MSASRPRTLADLQRWRRTRARRSWYKRSFRLQVMLLVGFLLAGMLLAQGTYLNHRKAEIISQQMGERALAVAKTVASMPQIINAFAIPDPSFIIQPLAERVRHETGARYVVVGNAQSIRYSHPLPERIGQPMVGGDNDQALIHGQYYVSEATGSLGTAIRGKAPIWDEEGNIIGLVSVGFMMDRVAMDVARYNSFGWMLVALMICLGFAGAYWLSQHLKKVILGLEPYEIARLAMEKEAILQSIHEGILAVNREGHITLVNQQARRFLNLDDEHVLLGQPIREIVPNSRLLEVLRRGEQEFDQEMWLGNHPVVVNRVPILHEGEIEGAVATFRSRREIVDLSQALTQASRDVDMLRAQAHEFSNKLYTISGLLQLERIEEALALIHQETERAQAQMSFLMRNVADAVLSGTLLGKLTRARELGVALEIDEQSSLSCPLTPTGQEVMMSVVGNLLDNACHAALNGPSKAPKVRLFFTDLGEQLLIEVEDNGPGVPAQFAESIFQEGFSTKTGKHQGIGLALVARLCRQHGGAVTLEESELGGACFIAVLDRSLCQKQL from the coding sequence ATGAGCGCTTCTCGCCCCCGAACGTTAGCCGACCTGCAGCGCTGGCGACGCACCCGCGCAAGACGCAGCTGGTACAAACGCAGTTTTCGCCTTCAGGTAATGCTGTTAGTCGGGTTTCTGCTGGCAGGCATGCTACTGGCACAGGGCACGTATCTCAATCACCGTAAGGCGGAAATTATAAGCCAGCAGATGGGGGAGCGAGCGCTGGCGGTGGCCAAAACGGTGGCCTCGATGCCGCAAATTATCAATGCCTTTGCGATCCCCGACCCCTCTTTCATTATTCAGCCCCTGGCGGAGCGCGTTCGCCATGAAACGGGGGCGCGCTATGTCGTCGTGGGCAACGCGCAAAGTATTCGCTACTCCCATCCTCTGCCGGAGCGAATTGGTCAGCCAATGGTGGGGGGCGATAATGATCAGGCGCTGATTCATGGCCAATACTATGTATCCGAGGCAACCGGGTCATTGGGCACCGCTATTCGTGGCAAAGCGCCCATTTGGGACGAAGAGGGCAATATCATCGGCCTGGTGTCCGTCGGTTTTATGATGGATCGTGTGGCCATGGACGTCGCGCGCTATAACAGCTTTGGCTGGATGCTGGTGGCGTTGATGATCTGTCTCGGCTTTGCCGGTGCTTATTGGTTATCGCAGCACCTCAAAAAGGTCATTTTAGGCCTGGAGCCCTACGAAATAGCCCGCTTGGCCATGGAGAAAGAGGCCATTTTACAGTCGATCCACGAAGGCATCCTGGCCGTCAACCGGGAAGGGCATATTACCCTGGTCAATCAGCAGGCGCGGCGCTTTCTCAACCTGGACGATGAGCATGTGCTGCTGGGGCAGCCCATCCGAGAGATTGTGCCTAATTCGCGGCTTCTTGAGGTGCTCCGGCGCGGCGAACAGGAGTTTGATCAGGAGATGTGGCTGGGCAATCACCCGGTAGTGGTTAACCGCGTGCCGATTCTGCACGAAGGCGAGATCGAGGGGGCGGTGGCCACTTTCCGCAGCCGTCGCGAGATCGTGGATCTCTCCCAGGCGCTGACCCAAGCCAGCCGTGACGTGGATATGCTGCGCGCCCAGGCCCATGAGTTTTCCAATAAGCTCTACACCATCTCTGGGTTGCTGCAGCTGGAGCGCATTGAGGAAGCCTTGGCGCTGATCCACCAGGAAACCGAGCGTGCCCAGGCGCAGATGAGCTTTTTAATGCGCAACGTGGCCGACGCCGTGCTTAGCGGTACGCTACTGGGTAAACTGACCCGGGCGCGGGAACTGGGCGTGGCGTTGGAAATCGATGAGCAAAGCTCGCTCTCCTGCCCGCTGACCCCGACCGGTCAAGAAGTGATGATGAGCGTAGTGGGTAACTTGCTGGACAACGCCTGCCACGCTGCGCTGAATGGGCCGAGTAAAGCGCCTAAAGTACGCCTGTTTTTCACCGACTTGGGCGAGCAGCTGTTGATCGAAGTGGAGGACAACGGGCCCGGAGTACCTGCCCAGTTCGCCGAGTCGATTTTCCAGGAAGGCTTTTCGACCAAAACGGGCAAACACCAGGGCATTGGCCTGGCGCTGGTGGCCAGGCTGTGTCGCCAGCACGGCGGTGCTGTGACTCTGGAAGAGAGCGAGCTGGGCGGCGCGTGCTTTATCGCAGTGCTCGACCGCTCGCTGTGCCAAAAGCAGCTTTAA
- a CDS encoding response regulator: MADGEYGILVVEDDFRIADIHRAFIEQSDGFYVVGMARNGSEAKAIMAEQSASIHLILLDAYLPDVEGLELLWAIRRDYVHVDIVMVTAAREVETISEALRGGVFDYLIKPIEAARMTQMLTRFRLEREALANRAEMNQDELDSVLARLKPGEPLRANSQTLSQALPKGIDRLTLRRVIDALADAPDSLTAMQMARTMGASRSTARRYLEFLVAEQAVSAELGYGDVGRPERRYRLLETAHKWLESL, translated from the coding sequence ATGGCTGATGGAGAGTACGGCATTCTGGTCGTTGAAGACGATTTTCGCATTGCCGATATCCACAGGGCCTTTATTGAGCAGAGCGATGGCTTTTATGTAGTGGGTATGGCGCGTAACGGTAGTGAAGCCAAGGCGATCATGGCGGAGCAGTCCGCCAGCATCCATTTGATTTTGCTCGATGCCTATCTGCCCGACGTTGAAGGCTTGGAGCTGCTATGGGCGATTCGCCGCGACTACGTGCATGTGGATATCGTCATGGTTACCGCTGCCCGTGAAGTGGAAACCATTAGCGAGGCGCTGCGCGGCGGGGTATTCGACTACCTTATCAAACCCATTGAAGCCGCGCGGATGACCCAAATGCTGACCCGCTTTCGCCTCGAGCGTGAAGCCTTGGCCAACCGGGCCGAGATGAATCAGGATGAATTGGATTCCGTATTGGCGCGCCTGAAGCCCGGCGAGCCGTTGCGTGCTAACAGCCAAACTTTGTCTCAAGCCCTGCCCAAAGGCATTGATCGGCTGACGCTGCGCCGGGTGATTGATGCCCTGGCCGACGCCCCCGACTCTCTCACCGCCATGCAGATGGCGCGCACCATGGGCGCCAGCCGCTCAACCGCCCGCCGCTATTTAGAGTTTTTAGTTGCCGAGCAGGCAGTCAGCGCTGAGCTGGGCTATGGTGATGTAGGGCGGCCTGAACGTCGCTATCGCTTGTTAGAAACGGCACACAAGTGGCTTGAATCACTCTAA